The genomic stretch CTACGACTTCCTCGGCGTCGAGCCCAATCCGATTCCCGTCAAGGCGCTGTTGGCGCGACAGGGCATCGGCCACGGGCTGCGTCTGCCGTTGCTGCCGCTCTCGGCCGCACATGCCGGCACCGCCGCGGCGATCGCCGCGCTGGTGGCCGAACTCGAACTGGAATGCCACGAATCGCTCGTGGCCTGAACCCTGCAGGAGACTTACATGCGTCCCAACGTTTCGATCACCCGCGCCGCCGTGGCCGGCCTGTTGCTGGCGGGTGTCGCGCTCGGCTCCGGCTGCAGCTGGTTCCGCAAGGGCAGCGACCTCTACGCGCAGAGCCCGGAAACGCGTCCGCTGGAAGTCCCGCCGGACCTCGACCAGCCGCGCACCGACACCGCCGTGAACGTGCCTTCGGCCGCCGCGCGCCAGTCGGTGGAATCGGGCCAGGCGTCGGGCGGTTTCGGCCTGGCGATCGGTCGCGAGGAAGCCTTCGCGAAGGTCGGTGAAGCGCTCGCCGCCATCCAGGGCGTGACCATCACCAGCCGCGCCGAAGCGCTTGGCGTCTACGACGTCAGCTACGAAGGCGCGAACTTCCTCGTGCGCGTGGCCGGTGCGTCCGCCGGCGCCTACGTGTCGGCCGTCGACCCGCGCGGCCTGCCCGCCACGGGCGACGCGCCGAAGAAGCTCGTCGACACGCTGCGCACGGCACTCGGCGCGCAGTAAGGCGTCGGCCAGAAAAACGCGAAACGGGCGCCGGAAGGCGCCCGTTTTCGTTGGGGTAAGCGGCGGCTTTTATAGGCCCGGGTAAGCGAAGCGCACCGGGCGATGCGTCGGCAGGGTAGGGCGCGTTGCGCTCAGCGCTCCAGCAGATCCAGCTTGCCCGGCTTGCCTTCCCACTCCTTGGCGTCCGGCAGCGGGTCCTTGCGCGTGGTGATCACCGGCCAGGCCTTCGACAGCTCGGCGTTGAGCGCGACGTAGACCTCCTGCCCGGCGGGCACGTCGTCCTCGGGGTAGATCGCGTTGATGGGGCATTCCGGCTCGCACAGGGTGCAGTCGATGCACTCGTCCGGGTCGATCACCAGGAAATTCGGGCCCTCATGGAAGCAGTCGACCGGGCACACCTCCACGCAGTCGGTGTACTTGCACTTGATGCAGTTCTCGGTGACGACGAAGGGCATGGCCGGGATTTCCGTGAAAAGTGGCGCCGCGACGGCGCCGGGCATCGCAATAGTCTAGCGATTCGCCGCCGCGAGCCCCAAGCCGGGCTTGGCGGATGGGCTCGGCTGGGACGGGGTACACGGGCCGCGGGCCCGCAAACAAAAAGCCCGCGCATCGCTGCGCGGGCTTCGGAATTGGTACTCCCAACGGGATTCGAACCCGTGTTACTGCCTTGAGAGGGCGGTGTCCTAGGCCTCTAGACGATGGGAGCATGTGAAGCGGTGAACCCCGCGCAGGCTCTCAACGTAACGCGGCTTGCTAGTATATGCGCCGCTGTTGCCGGCGGCAACGGCCATCTTTCCAAGGATCCGCGGCACGCCCGCCTGATGCAACCTCAAATCCGAACCCAATTGCAGATCATTCCGCGCGACCAGCACAACGTCTCGCGGCGCGACATCAGCCCCAATGCCCTGCGCGTGCTTTACCGCCTGCGTGAAGGCGGTTTCGACGCGTACCTGGTGGGCGGCGCCGTCCGCGACCTGCTCATCGGCGGACACCCGAAGGACTTCGACGTCGCCACCAACGCGACGCCCGAAGAGGTCAAGGGCCTGTTCCGCAACTGCCGCCTGATCGGTCGCCGCTTTCGCCTGGCGCACGTGGTCTACGGCCGCGAAATCATCGAAGTGGCGACCTTCCGCGCGAACAGCGACGACGGCAGCGGCGATCGCGAACTGCACGAAGGCGGCCGCGTGCTGCGCGACAACGTGTACGGCACGATCGAGGACGACGCGGTGCGTCGCGACTTCACCGCCAACGCGCTGTACTACGCGATCGAGGACTTCTCGGTGCGCGACTACACCGGTGGCTTCGAGGACGTGCGCAACCGGCTGATGCGCCTGATCGGCGATCCGGAAACGCGTTATCGCGAAGACCCCGTGCGCATGCTGCGCGCGGTGCGCCTGGCGGCGAAGCTCGACTTCGAGATCGAATCGGAGACCGCCAAGCCCATTGCGCAACTGGCCCCGCTGCTGCGCGAAGCCGCGCCGGCGCGCCTGTTCGAGGAATGCCTGAAGCTGTTCCTGTCGGGCCACGCCGTGAAGAGCTTCCTCGGCCTGGAGCGCCACGGCCTGCTGCCGGCGCTGCTGCCGGAAACCGCGGCCGCGCTGAAGTCCAACCGCAGCGGCGCGCTGCGTCGGATGCTGCTGGAAGGCCTGAAGGGAACCGACACGCGCGTGGCGAACGACGAACCGGTGTCGCCGGCGTTCCTCTTCGCGCTGCTGCTGTGGCCGGCGTACTGCCGCGCGCTGATCACGCTGCAGGCGCAGGGCGTGCATGCGACCGAAGCGCAGCGTCGCGCGGCCGATCGCGTCACCGTGCACCAGCTGGAAACGATCGCGCTGCCGCGTCGGTTCTCACTGCCGATGCAGGAAATCTGGCTGCTGCAATCGCGCTTCTCGCAGCGCCAGCGCAAGCGCGTGTTCCGCACGCTGGCGCATCCGCGTTTCCGTGCGGCCTTCGATTTCCTCAACCTTCGACTGGCCGCGTCCGACGAGCACGCCGATGACGTCGCGTTCTGGCGCGAGGCGCAGACCGA from Lysobacter auxotrophicus encodes the following:
- the fdxA gene encoding ferredoxin FdxA codes for the protein MPFVVTENCIKCKYTDCVEVCPVDCFHEGPNFLVIDPDECIDCTLCEPECPINAIYPEDDVPAGQEVYVALNAELSKAWPVITTRKDPLPDAKEWEGKPGKLDLLER